Below is a genomic region from Tripterygium wilfordii isolate XIE 37 chromosome 12, ASM1340144v1, whole genome shotgun sequence.
AAAAAAAAGTCTATATAAGCATTATCCTTATGTTTATAGATGTCAGATTACTGAACACAGCCTTTGTTCAGATGCAGCTACGTTTTTCTTATTGAGGAGGCAAGACCTGCAGTTTTTTTTAATCAGAGTACATCGTAGCAATCAAGGAATAGAAGGTTTACAGCTTCATAAGCAACTAAAGCGGAAACAGGAATGCTAACCAAACTCTTAAGGCCTGCGGTTTGTTAAACCTTATTGGTTATGCCATGATGATGGTGGTCTTATATCTTCTAACAAGTTAGGTTGGACTCTGGATAAATTCGTGTAACCCACAGGCCCAACAACAGTatgatattgtctgctttgggtcGAAGAGTACTGGGCTAGGTTGTGAGAAATGGGAACTCGTTATCTATTAATCGCTCATTTCTTACTTAATCGATGTGGGATCCCATCACATGATATCAACTTCCagggtcatatatatatatacatatatatatatagcaagtaaaattaaaaatattattatggtCACAGAAGTTAAACCCTAAACATGGAAAGACGCCCTAATTATGAAttagggaagagagagagagagaaaatctagCCGTTGAATCTTGATACTTGTCATATAACACGTTTCCCTATTCCACCTTGCCACCGACGAACGCAAAAACGAAAATTAGCTCTCGCCCCTAATAACATTCCTATAATTTCTTTTAAAGTTTAAATCCTCTGTTCGTTTCTTGGGAAAACGAGAAGCAAGACTCGAAAGGAAAACACGAGCCAAGAAAGGTACTTCTTCTATACAAATATTTTAGACGATCACGCCTATTGAACTCCTCTGTTCGTTTCATGGTCTTTGTTGATTTATGTTTTGTATGGAAATTTCTTGTCCTTTTACTTGATTGTTCATCAGATTACTGTTTGATAGTATATTGTGCGTGGGCCTCAATCGAAAGTTGGCCGTTCTTATAGATGCGTACGGATGTCGTCGATGTTTCCTATCTGCGCTGACTTACTAAGGGAATGATTTTGCTTCAAATAGAGATGTTCTTTGAAGGTAGGCACCTTTTATATTCAATTTAGAATTTTGTAATTAAAGGAGACCAAAAGAGAGGAGCTGTGAACTCTGCGGTCGAGCAAGACATGTTTTCTAATTTAGTAATATGGCAGATTTTGACATGGAATTCTGAAGTTACTGCTGGTAATATTGTCTTGCGCATCAATGAGGCTATGTGTCTTCGTGCCTTGAAGAATTTCGTTGAATAAAACACAGAATTGTTTAATTTGTCTCGAACATGTTTCATTTGATCAATATCTGAGCTCACTCACGGATTATTAAACCGATGGATAGATAGATTGATAACATTTAACAAGTTGCTATGATTTCCttgtatttgagatttattctaGTGTCCCGTTTAGTGAGTTAAATGATTATTAAGAGGGGATGCTATGTGTGATATCCATGAATAAAGTATATTGACTGGATATTAAGTTTGTAAAAAGAAGGCAGGTGGTTGATGAGCTTGACTAAGGGATAAAGTGcctatttgatgtttttggctTTCTAATTATTTAGGTTAAAGATAGAAGAAGAGAGGTGTGAAATGAGGAGAAACTTATTTCAAGAAGCAAATCAAAACCAAAGGCCACATATACGGAAAAGGAAGGTAGGAATGGTAATAAAAATGATTAAGGGGATATATTGAATGACATAAACACTATTCCGAAATCTTTCTTTGTAACTGCTAGAAATCTTTATCACTTTGTGGGtgttgtttctaacaaaaataaaCTATTTCGTCTGATCTTGTAGGAGGAAGGGAATCACCAAGGAAAAATGTGCTATTGTTTGAGTGAGGAGATTATCTAGTTCTGCATTATCATATACTacgtcaaaactcaaaagtgaACCTTAAATGTGTTCTTGTATAATCTTTAGTTCGAAGCTGCTGCCTACGGAGTCCACCATGGATGGATTTGGACAAAGTGGTGAGTCTGTATTAATTTGTCTTGTTTCTGTTACGGCTTTCAAACTTTTAGTTTACCTAGTCAAATTTCCAATTTAAAGAAGCCTTCATTCCAGGCCCTGGTATGCTACTGGAATTATTTTCAATCTCTTGGAAAATAAGGATATGAACTATGCATCATGACGTAGAACTGTCATTAACTACACTGACTGCAAAAACTCAATGCCAAAAGACATGAAATGATATCAACAAGACAACAACATGTGTTTAGTGTTGAAAGGTTACTAAAGGAATTTTTCGTTTGCCTCTTTCTAATCACATATTTTTGAACATTATACATATATGTAGTAGAGAAACTGAgcatgaactttttttttacatgttcGTTATTTGCACGGCAAACACTTATAATTGCTGGAAATGAATCCAGTTCTCTTTGTAGTCGTCGAGAGTTTTACATCAAAGTGGTGTTGAAGGAAGATAACTCTGATCTTCTCCATAGGCGATCCCAGGTAAAAGTTGTATTTGTGCATTAGTGAGCTGGCTTCCTCAGTTCCTCTCTATACGTTATAAGAGAACACTGTGCTTTATGGTTATGTAAAAGCACTTTGACTAGTGTCTTCCAAGGTTAGAAAACCAGTGAAACCAAAAACTACTAATatctaaacaaaaaaataggTGAACAACACTTGTGGGCAATGGATTCAGGACACGCAGAAATGTAGATATGAGTTATGAGATGCAATGAGAACAAGATCGATATGGTACGGTGCAAATGTATAAATACACATAAAACATAGAGCATTGGTAATGGCCTAATGGGTATCGACTCCTGATTGTCTTCTACGATGCACTTAAGTAGTGCACCCAAACTAAGGTTAATGTCCTTAGCTTGACCTTTAGTTTGTAAATGAAACATGTTCAAATGTTCAGTGTGCGTATAGTGGTTTGCACTTTATGGGGTACTGTGCTTTTACATGTATTAAAGCGCCATGGGAATTCATACTTGAACCAAAAACATTCGACTATTTAAAGTATTTGTTTTCCTGTTTCCTGTTAAGGAAAATCTTTGGTTAACATAATACTATATCAGTAGTTTCTTTCAAACAGTCTTAAACATTGGCCATAACTTATGGAATGTGAAGCATTTTATTATGATTTTGAGGaataattattttcatatttgcaTGTTGTTGTTCAAACagcattttcatatattttcttgGCCATGTGATGGATGTGTATCACAATTCCATTCGTTTGCCCCACCAGGTGTGTATCAACATCGTGTATTTCTGACAAGTTTGGCAgcattattttccttttttggccATGAACCCTAATTTGGTGGTTCTTCTGGGACTTTCTTTTTCTGGTTTGATAAAACTTTGGCAGATGGAGAAAAAGCAGCATCTAGTGCTAGTGCTGCTTTTAATAATATCTGACAAGAAAATGGATTCTTGTGGAGAATTGATGCTGGGAGAAGAATATCTATGAAAGGGCGACAGAGAACGCAATGTTAAAGGTACTTCTATATGATTGCATCAATGCCCACAAGTTTGGATTATTCGCATAAGCACATTCTTGAAGGGAGGGGATTGTGATATATATTTCTAAGGTCCAGCATGAGCAAGCTGCTAATTTTGTAATGTGTTGACGTTAACTAACCGGATTTCGACTCCCTACAATTCTTGTACCCTCCAATTCCACATGCATAATTTGTTTCCTTTCATCGTGAAATTGTTACTGAAATTGAAATCTTGATGGTTAATATAAATTTTGGGTTGGCTTTTAGCACAGTTTTAAtgcaaaaaatttcaaatcaaaagATGTGATGAGAACCTGGTctctcttttatatatatatatatatatatataaatgattccTGTGACTAAATTATAGCAATAATAAGCCAATAACCATGCAGCTTAGAATcaaatatttaataatatatGTTCCTGGAATCTTTAATTTCGATCCTGCTTGTTTATTTGTTATTGTAATTGTTAGGAAACTTTATAAAGGTGCCAAAGGGTTTTGGAATCCTAATTGTTTataatatgtatgtgtatatacacatatacatacatgcatgacAATTGAACCGAGGACAGACGTCTTACTAAAACTGATTCGATTCGGCCTCTATCCCACTTGATTGGTATTGTCCACTCTAGATTCAAGGTCCGCACGATTTTGTTCTCTAAAAGCCGCCTAACTGGTTTGATCACTTGGTACTCAACATGAGACATTTATAGTGTTTTTGTATTTCATACAAAGTATAGGAGGAGAAATATTTTAAATTCTTGTAAATTTTTTCATGTTACCAATCTTACACTTCACTCTTTTGGCTGGGATAAGTGACAACCAAAGGATGTGTCATCTCTGGTATGCTTATGCAGTTATgctattctttcttctttttttttataatttcgcAAGGGAATTAATTACCTTCCATGCATAATAGAACCCCCAGCAATACTTCCAAGAATTGATAATATTTCCATGGTGTTGTGATTCTTTCTTATTGACATGGGAGACAGTGATTGGAAAAGAGAATAACCATATCCCTCAAAAGAACACTAGATTGTATTCTGATCCCACTCCCCACCCACCCACTCCCTACGCTTTTAAATTCTGACGAAGTTGCAGATGTGACCACAtttgcaaaagaaaatttggCAACAAAAATAGGTGTAGGAATAGGAATAAGTGCTTGAATCATTTGTATTGTGGATGAACACTTCACAATCAAAGCTGCAAACATTTTAAAGGCGAGAGAATATTAATTTGTTCATGGATTAATCATCCGCACTTAACATTCCTATCATTGCTTCACTTTGCGGCAAAAAGTGAAAGGAATTAATGTGTAATACAGGCTTAAAACTCTCTTACTACCCTGCATATGCCAACTGTAGCAACTCCATCAactcatttcttttttctttttaaaataacCGAGAATCAcattatacaaatttatctttttgacatctgatacaagtttttcacttgacGACAATGCAAGTTGGGTTACAACTCAACGTGTGGCTACAAGAGTATCGTTCACAGTAGCGCTAAGCTATCACGTAAATGCTAAACTCCATATATTATTGAAATGCTGCATGTATTGTAGACTGGAATTTCAATTAGATTATTGATGATGTAAGAGGGtttaattaatataatcttTGTTTGCCATCAAAACAAATCTGATTGTACCTACTTATATATGGTAAATAGGATCCATGCCATATTTAGTAACCATATTGGAAATTGACATTCAAGCTGTAGAGGAATCATCACATATTTATGCACCTAATTGAGTGCATAAAACGCTAAATCTTacatggattaaaaaaaaaaacaacaacaaataataTAAGTAAATATGGAAGATTATTCGCCACAGAATCACATTGATTCCTTACACTGTAGCATTGTACATTTATGGCTCTCTCACAccatcaaataattttttttatttttttatggagGTTAGTGGGAGGAGGGTTCTAAGACATATTCCGTACTCTACTATATATAACCCCCTCCTTGTCCCTTGTCATATATTGCATTATCACCAAAACCTTCTCTTTGTCCACTCCCACATTTATACAATGGAGAGAAACCATATGCGTAGGCAGGTGGCACTCATGAGGCAGTCCCTTTTTGATCAGGTTTAAttcatttctctttttcttctttgtccTTTCGTTATCATTAGCTCACAAACTAcgtatgcatacatacatacatacatacatacatatatatatatatatataatggagatAACTGCATGTGATTTTACTTCTTGATTGTcgtcatatgtgtgtgtgtgtgtgtgtatatatataaacattgtTTGGGTGATTGGGTGCAGGGATATGTTGATGAACAATTCATCCAGTTAGAGGAACTGCAAGATGAAGCTAACCCTAACTTTGTTGAAGAAGTTGTGACATTGTACTATAGCGATTCAACTAGATTACTCTCCAACATACAACAGGCATTGTAAGTGCATCAGTGCATGCTCAACTCTTAGCGTAGACACTAGTACtactcttctttccttttttcttttttttttccccttaactTGGATATTTGTACAACTTTTTCAGGGAAAAGACTCTTGATTTTAATAAGCTCGACAGCTATATGCACCAATTCAACGGAAGTAGcacaaggtatatatatatatacacacacactactacataaaaaattatataaatagtaagattttgtcatattatttatatatgtatatatagtcaCATAGGTATCAGTAAGTATATTCTGTGCTGGCTTTAACACGTACAAATTTTACTTTTGCCCATTTGAGTGCAGCATTGGAGCCAAAAAGGTAAAAGCTGAGTGCACAGTCTTCAGGGACTACTGTAAAGCAGCAAATGGAGAAGGGTAcgtaatacatatacatacaatatatatatataggagaattCTACTATGCACACCTAAATTAGGCAtctatgttttcaccattgatttaaaacatatggAATCCAAAGCAGTGGATCCCACTTGTTATTTCACCCATCCACACTCTTAAAaagttgtgtatatatatacatatatatataatggtttGCATGATGGAAAGAATATTGTATGTGGCAGATGCATGAGGAGTTTCCAACAAGTGAAGAAAGAACATGCAACACTGAAAAAGAAGCTTGAAGCATATTTCCACCAAGCAAGGCAAGCAGGCCCAATAGAGACAGCAAGTCGGCCCAAATAATTAATCAACCAATTATGAGATTGGTGAATTATATTAGTACAAATCCCACAAACAGCTTGGATTGATTACAAATCCAAAAACTTctatatgattattattatatacatatatatgtactatATTATGTTCCTTAATAAAAATGTAATGCAAGTTTTATTTACTCAATGCCTGGGCCTCTACTTTCAGCCCATATCATTTGCTGGGTTTGGTCACAATAATTCCACAAACAATGAAGGCCCGGCCCAAGCTCAAGTGAATGAACTAATTAATTATCAATGTACTAAatatttgaatgaaaaaaaaaaaaacccacctaTGTAACTAATTATTTCTCATCATtgttatttgattattgaaattATTATGAAGATGAGGATTATGTTTTGAGGGTCACAGATGAAGTTATTAAGTTTGTGAAAGAGATATATATCTTAACTCAAAGGCTATGCGCAAAAAAGGAAGGTCCCAAAGACGTAATTTTACAGATATGTGCTATGTTATAGATCTACATTACAAGATGACTCGTTTAACCcactttttaaaattataaggGTTTAATGGATCTATTGTTTGAAGTACAAGatattttttgtcttaaaattacaaattaaaataatctAATAAAAAGTTAATAGCATGGTACATTTAGAATATGACATATACATGTAGGGTAATAAAAGGTTAAAATGGTACTCAAATTTTGTTATAGAAACAATTTGAAAGCACTAATTAAAATGGTACCTTTATACTAATAGTATTTGAAATATGAATTCAAGTATACGtttaacaataaaataaaattataaaagatAGAAGTGACTCGATTGACAATatggatatttaaaaaaaaaaaaaggacaacaaAAAGATTTGAAATAACATTATATGGCTATatgcagatatgcttttgactTCCCAAACGGGGCTTTAGATGTGAAATACGGGTGGATGTTTCGGTCTGACGAAACGTCGAAACCACCGAAAAACaaaagtagaagaagaagaagcttcaCCGGAATTGTATATTTGGAAACCAACTCAAACCGCTCGCTCGCATGCAATGCTGTCCTAACTCCAGTATCTGTAATCGGAGTTCGGGGTTCTAAAGTTTTCTCTGGGATTGGGCATCTCAATTGAATCCCTCTAGTTTTGGCAGTTCGATTTTTTCAACTTGACTTGATTGAGATCCACATACGAGGTAGATTGTCGATCAAATTTTGTGATTTGCAGTTTTCAGTTGCAGTTTTTCGCTTGTATACTAGAAGATATAGACATATACTGTCGGGGTTTCGGATGTGTAATCGTGGAGAAGTCGAGAAGcagagtgtgttttttttttccctcgttgatcaattttagggttttttgatTTTAACCTGTTTCGTTCTACATAATTCCCAGTCATGGCTTCGTATAGGCCTTTCCCTTCACAATCGTCGTTTGTTCCACCACCAACCCAAAaccctcttcctcctccaccaccgcagcagcagcaacaacagagGCCAAATCAgtacaatcaaattcaaaactaCCCCCAAATAGCCCCTCCACCACCACAACCAGCACAAGCGACAGCTCCTCCTTTTTTCCCTCAAAGTTACTCTCCAGTGCCTTCCAATTACCATTACCCTCCATCGAGACCCCAACACCAACAGCCTCCCCCTCCTCCACAATATGCCTATACCGCTCCACCTCCACCGCCGCCACCAGATTCCTCATAcccacctcctccaccacctccgGCACAACCACCACAAAATTCAATGCCACCACAACAACAGCCTTCTATGTACTACTCACAGTATGGTAATCAGCCAGCACAGGCTTTGCAACCGCCACCTCTTCCCCTGCCCCCGAGCTCTTCAATccctccaccacctccacctagttctccaccacctcctcctcctcaagaGACTGGCCTAGATAGGGGATCAAATGTCCGTGGTAGCAATAAAGGCCGTGAGCATGGGAATTTGAATCACGGGGTGGGCTCAAAAGAACAGCAGAAGCTACAAGTTCCTGCACCCCCAACGGCAAAGAAGTCGAATGGACTTGCGGGACGGTTCGAGACAGAGGAGGAAAGGAGattgaggaagaagagggagtATGAGAAGCAACGGCAAGAGGAGAGGGGTAGGCAGCATTTTAAAGAGTCTCAGAACACTATTCTACAGAAGACCCAGATGATGTCCCTTGGGAAGGGACATGGATCAGTTGTGGGGTCAAGAATGGGGGATAGGAGGGCAACTTCTTTCTTAAGTGGCGAGAGGATCGAAAATAGATTGAAGAAGCCGACgacatttttgtgtaagttgaagTGAGTATGTTGACATCAAGTCtggttttttatattttgtttgtttacttGATTTTTTTGGAGTAGAGTTCCAAGTGTTAAAGGAAtggaattttgtttttttccattGGACTAGGGAAGAGTTGTTAAATATGGAATTGGTCGAGAcaattttgaagtttgatgTGTCTAGGGCTCTTTTGAGGTTGAACCAAATATTTTTATCCATAATGTAGTCTATCACCATAGGAGAATGCCCATGTGAGCTTGCTGGTCCTTTAGCGGCATTGCCAGTAGCATCGTTAGTACACAGGTAATGTATTTAGATGTACTTACTCCCGGCAGCAGAAGTAGAGCTTTCGTTGAAGAGTTGAAAGAGGATGTCCTTTGTGTGCCATTTTCTAAGTTCAGTTTTATTTTAGATCGAGTTCTAGGTTTGTAAACATGATGCATTGGACAGCCGCATGTTCTTGAGTCAGAAATGTTCTTGTTACAGCTCTTTGCTATGTTTTTATGCCTAATATATGTACCTGTTGTTGGCATATTTTCCTTTTGAAGATTTCGAAATGAACTTCCTGATCCAACAGCACAGCCAAAGCTTATGTCTCTGAAGAAGGATAAAGAGCGGTATGTAATTTTAACTTGTTCGATTTTCTAATCTAATTTATGTGTTGCTGCATGCATGTTGCATATGTTGGCCAGCTTTGGTGTGAAAGAAATCTAATTTATCTCTTcgtattttaatttgttttctgaAGGCTTGAAGGTAAAGGTTTTCTCACAAAATACTCAGTATCTTTATTACCTGCATCATGTCTTTATGATTTTCTCAGTGTTTTCAAAAACGTTCGGGTCCTTTGGGATGCGCGTTTTGGTGCGCGAATTGGTGTGAAATGGCATGAAAAAGCACCAAAGTGTATTGATTAAATGAAACCAATTAAGCGTACGTATTTTATACGGTAATTCATCGAAGCATGGTGCAACGTATGCTTCACAGGTTTATGAATATGCTATGTCGATTTGCCTGgtttggggaattttaaaataaaaaacaaaaaacaaaaaacaaatccaGAAGTTAGGTTGTAAGTCGAAACCCATCAACTACAGTGAATTGGAAATTGAAATAGCCTCCGATGGTCCGACCTCCGAGCTGCCACCTCCAACCTCATTTATCATCTTTGCAACTGCAACTGCGATCAGCCACCTCCAACCTCCGAGCTGCACCAAGTTGTGACCGACCATTGCAAGTCATCCCCGACAATAGCAGGATTGATTCACTTGGAGCCACATAGCCACCTGCAAGCTGAAGGACATTATTTGCCTGGAGCCTGCAAGCTGCGATCTGATTTCACAGTTTCTCTGggatcttcttctccttcagTGGGCTTAGGGCATTATTTGCTTGGAGCCTCCTTGTGTTATCTGAAGGACAGTGTCTTGCCTTGGGCTTGCTTTCTTGCATGTTAATCAATTGGGCTTCTCTTATTACTAGCCCACATCTCttcttattaaaatttaaaacgaTACAGTTCATATATTGTTGTTTGACTTtgaattcatatttttttttattcatttttatatCACAGTACAAAGGCTAATATTTCACATAtagaattatttttaatataaatatatggtatgtatatatttctaaaaaaatattttcccgAAAAGCTTACGCCGCAACGCATCAATACTTACGCCTCGCCTTGTGGAGCCAATAACGCATCGCCTTAGGTTTTCGCATTGGAAAACCCTAGATTTTCTCAGATATCATATCTAATTCTAATCATATAGCATAAATTTGTTTATTCTTCTCACATCGGCCATTTTGCAGGTTTACAAAATACACGATTACATCCTTGGAGAAAAATAATAAGCCCAAACTTTTCATTGAGCCAGATCTTGGGATACCTCTTGATTTGCTTGATCTTAGAGTATACAAGTATTGTCTCTCAAGTCTTAAATCTTTGTTGGTCGCAGTTTATCTTTTTGATAAAGAGTCTTCAATATGACAatatcttcctcttcttttccttACTCTTTATTTTTCCATATTTGTTGACTAGTTGTCCTAGCATTAGACCTCCTCTTGCCCCAGAGGACGAGGAATTGTTGCGTGACGATGAATCAATTACGCCTGTGAAAAAAGAAGGCATAAGAAAGAAGGAACGACCTACTGATAAAGGATTTTCGTGGCTTGTTAAAACACAGTACATATCATCTTTTAGCGCGGAATCAACAAAGCAGGTAGTAGATTATATGGTTTTCCtgagttcctttttttttttgatacaatcATTGAACTGTGTCATGACTATATCATTGACATTTGCAGTCTTTAACTGAAAAACAAGTAAGGGAATTGCGAGAAATGAAGGGAGGTCGGAGTATTTTGGAGAACCGTAACAATAGGTTTCATTTTTCTGACTTGTCCATGTGGAAATTTTTCTTCAAGCCGCAAATATATGACAGAATTTcgcattttattttctaaaggCGTTAATGATGTTTCAGGGAAAGACAAATCAAGGAAATTGAGGCATCATTTGAGGCAGCAAAGTTAACCCCTGTTCATGCTGAGAAGAAAAATTTAAAACCTGTCGAGGTTCTGCCTCTGCTGCCAGATTTTGAGAGGTATGATGATATTTATTGCTTTGATTTTAGTACAGTTTTTACTGCTTCATTGCCTAGGCATTAATTCTCATGTAAGAGTatgtatttgatatttgatcttCATTTATGTCGCTACGTTAGTTCATTCTGCAAGCTTATATTGCTGATGTTTGCT
It encodes:
- the LOC120011114 gene encoding protein PAF1 homolog; amino-acid sequence: MASYRPFPSQSSFVPPPTQNPLPPPPPQQQQQQRPNQYNQIQNYPQIAPPPPQPAQATAPPFFPQSYSPVPSNYHYPPSRPQHQQPPPPPQYAYTAPPPPPPPDSSYPPPPPPPAQPPQNSMPPQQQPSMYYSQYGNQPAQALQPPPLPLPPSSSIPPPPPPSSPPPPPPQETGLDRGSNVRGSNKGREHGNLNHGVGSKEQQKLQVPAPPTAKKSNGLAGRFETEEERRLRKKREYEKQRQEERGRQHFKESQNTILQKTQMMSLGKGHGSVVGSRMGDRRATSFLSGERIENRLKKPTTFLCKLKFRNELPDPTAQPKLMSLKKDKERFTKYTITSLEKNNKPKLFIEPDLGIPLDLLDLRVYNCPSIRPPLAPEDEELLRDDESITPVKKEGIRKKERPTDKGFSWLVKTQYISSFSAESTKQSLTEKQVRELREMKGGRSILENRNNRERQIKEIEASFEAAKLTPVHAEKKNLKPVEVLPLLPDFERYDDNFIVAGFDSAPTADSEIYSKLDQSVRDAHESRAIMKAYAVTGSDPANPEKFVAYMVPSPNELGKDMFDESEDIRYNWIREYYCNVQHEREEPTSYLVSMDDGEARYVPLPTKFNLRKKKASEGRSKDDVEHFPVPSQVTVRRRAIATVIEGKDSGVYSNSKGSTSRSTVGKEIEDGRGRTQKVMENEDVDMYSGAEDDLSE
- the LOC120010041 gene encoding histidine-containing phosphotransfer protein 4, producing the protein MERNHMRRQVALMRQSLFDQGYVDEQFIQLEELQDEANPNFVEEVVTLYYSDSTRLLSNIQQALEKTLDFNKLDSYMHQFNGSSTSIGAKKVKAECTVFRDYCKAANGEGCMRSFQQVKKEHATLKKKLEAYFHQARQAGPIETASRPK